A genomic window from Archaeoglobus profundus DSM 5631 includes:
- a CDS encoding DUF401 family protein → MKTSLCLLISIATILILIRRFHVSVAVLVGAFVLGILTLGLDCFNVMFSTLTSFQTLKFLVIITLAFTLAYSMKESGALDMITQSSLSLFGKASMFVIPAMIGLLPMPGGAIVSAVMLRDIVKKFKIPPEKATFLNYWFRHVWACLDPIYPSVIITLAILEISFSTLLKSTYFITLAMIAFGLPFASLEKSNNPKDLKGFLYLAPILIVMVLTVSGIDLTLSLILAILLLYIFKRPDLRKVTKKAVDIKIYILIVALLYYKDLIMKTGSSHELLKDLTSLGVPQPVTATILSFILGFATGIESGYAAMAIPLLAPFTGIGEKIVAKNLMLVVGAGILGVMFSPLHLCLILTREYYSADLEKVYTRYLIPAGLLTLLSLFLAYLIL, encoded by the coding sequence ATGAAAACATCGCTCTGCCTCCTAATCTCTATCGCCACTATTCTGATACTGATCAGAAGGTTTCACGTAAGCGTAGCGGTACTTGTAGGTGCTTTTGTTCTGGGAATTCTTACTCTTGGGCTGGATTGCTTTAACGTGATGTTTTCAACATTAACATCTTTCCAAACGCTCAAATTCTTGGTGATAATCACCTTAGCATTCACGTTAGCCTATTCGATGAAAGAATCTGGAGCTTTGGATATGATAACTCAATCTTCACTCTCGTTGTTCGGAAAGGCTAGCATGTTCGTAATTCCTGCGATGATAGGTTTGTTGCCAATGCCGGGTGGAGCGATAGTTTCGGCTGTCATGCTGAGAGATATTGTTAAGAAGTTCAAAATACCCCCTGAGAAGGCAACTTTCCTAAACTACTGGTTTAGGCACGTTTGGGCTTGCTTGGATCCAATCTATCCGAGTGTTATAATAACGCTTGCAATTCTCGAGATAAGTTTCTCAACTTTACTTAAGTCAACATATTTCATAACCTTGGCGATGATAGCTTTCGGATTACCTTTCGCATCGCTTGAAAAGTCGAATAATCCGAAGGATCTGAAAGGTTTCCTATACCTAGCACCGATTCTGATTGTCATGGTACTGACCGTATCGGGCATTGATCTCACGTTGTCTCTAATACTGGCTATCTTGCTTCTTTACATCTTCAAGAGACCAGACTTAAGAAAAGTTACCAAGAAAGCAGTCGATATAAAGATCTACATCCTCATTGTCGCTCTGTTGTACTACAAGGATTTGATAATGAAAACTGGCTCCTCTCACGAACTTCTTAAAGATTTGACATCATTAGGTGTTCCTCAACCAGTTACAGCTACGATCTTGTCTTTTATACTGGGATTCGCTACTGGGATAGAGTCCGGTTATGCAGCTATGGCCATTCCTCTTTTAGCTCCATTCACTGGAATTGGTGAAAAAATTGTGGCAAAGAATCTGATGCTCGTCGTTGGTGCTGGAATATTAGGTGTAATGTTTTCTCCGCTCCACCTTTGCCTAATACTTACGAGGGAATACTACTCTGCAGACCTTGAGAAAGTTTACACCCGTTATCTCATTCCTGCAGGTCTCTTAACACTTCTAAGCCTTTTTTTGGCTTATCTGATATTATGA
- a CDS encoding alpha-mannosidase: MEERDVIYLVPHSHYDAMWIFTKEDYFYINIDIILKKVIEIMEESKDYKFLIEQTHLLEEVERRYPDLFKKIGEYIREGRIEIADGEYVMADTMLPQEETLIREILFGKRYVREKFGADVVVMWVADSFGLNAQLPQIYRKCGYKYVAFRRGCPEIKPSEFLWEGLDGTRIIAHFFPLGYRAGLYLDRLEEAYAKLKRVAFSNHILMPSGSGSIPPQEETPKVVEEWNKKHRALMKIATPSEFFKAIEKFKDKLPVRKGEMYSGKYSQVFPDTASSRIWVKKNLRKFENWILFFERFSTINYLLGGEYRVEELKNCWKKVLFMAFHDVVPGTSMDTGYQDIRHDIDFLKTKLSYLTPRVLKEIIERDSDGEDFGDVIVFNPLSWDVTNWVEVDLNFDEGQVYRIEGLKCGDEEIDVEVIRFRRYDDESLSYARIGFVASVPALGYKVYKIVEERKRKRREKNFIRIVGNTIETKHFNVTFSPEDGLITVTKNGKTIFRDGNELVIESEIGDLYYHREDIDIPIRTEGGEGLQFGSFRVKNFWIEKSPLRRVINVHTDYYSVRWPYRYIERFKPLMWRHRFISFRKKIIVYRDIPRIDFVTYVDNKHPRVRLRVRFKTDMNLPEYTCECQFGAVNRKTNTYYFKPKDWKEKPSGVYPSLRWIDYSDGEKGLAILNRGNPENEVRDGNVYITLLRSVGILSNGSAGPVIPVPDARELKRYSFKYAVYPHEGDWKQAKVYKMGYEFNYNLVALQVPRNRRYRLKRSFLRIDPDNVILTAFKLAEDGDGIIVRFYEAEGSEVKAKLTFFKEIKEAKVVNMLEETDEEFEREFGKDVKVDGNVVEVEMKPFEVVTLKVKFD, translated from the coding sequence ATGGAGGAGAGGGATGTAATATACCTCGTTCCGCACTCACATTACGATGCGATGTGGATTTTCACAAAAGAGGATTATTTCTATATTAACATTGATATAATTTTGAAGAAAGTAATTGAGATAATGGAGGAATCTAAGGATTACAAATTCCTGATAGAGCAGACACATCTCCTCGAAGAAGTCGAGAGGAGGTATCCTGACCTCTTTAAGAAAATTGGAGAGTACATCAGAGAAGGCAGGATAGAGATAGCTGACGGAGAATACGTGATGGCTGATACAATGCTCCCTCAGGAGGAGACATTGATTAGAGAGATACTCTTTGGAAAGAGGTATGTTAGGGAGAAGTTTGGTGCCGATGTCGTTGTGATGTGGGTTGCCGACAGCTTCGGCCTAAACGCTCAACTTCCACAAATTTACAGAAAGTGCGGTTACAAGTACGTTGCCTTCAGGAGAGGCTGTCCCGAAATAAAACCTTCCGAATTCCTCTGGGAAGGGCTTGATGGAACTAGGATAATTGCCCACTTCTTCCCCTTGGGTTACAGAGCCGGTCTGTATCTGGACAGGCTTGAGGAAGCTTATGCGAAGCTTAAGAGGGTCGCTTTTTCGAATCATATCCTAATGCCATCTGGAAGTGGCTCTATTCCACCGCAGGAAGAGACTCCGAAAGTTGTGGAGGAGTGGAACAAAAAGCACAGGGCATTGATGAAAATTGCAACTCCCTCGGAGTTTTTCAAGGCTATTGAGAAGTTTAAGGATAAGTTACCTGTGAGAAAGGGTGAGATGTACTCTGGAAAATATTCTCAGGTGTTTCCGGATACTGCTTCAAGCAGAATATGGGTTAAGAAGAATTTGAGAAAGTTCGAAAACTGGATACTCTTCTTCGAACGCTTCTCGACCATAAACTACCTTTTAGGAGGAGAGTACAGGGTTGAAGAGTTGAAGAACTGCTGGAAGAAGGTTCTCTTTATGGCTTTCCACGATGTTGTTCCGGGGACGAGCATGGACACGGGTTATCAGGACATAAGGCATGACATCGATTTCCTGAAAACAAAGCTGAGTTACCTTACCCCGAGGGTTTTGAAAGAGATAATTGAGAGGGACAGCGATGGAGAGGACTTCGGTGACGTTATAGTCTTCAACCCTCTTAGCTGGGATGTTACGAACTGGGTTGAGGTGGATTTGAACTTCGATGAGGGGCAGGTTTACAGGATAGAGGGTTTGAAGTGTGGAGATGAGGAGATAGACGTTGAAGTTATAAGGTTCAGAAGATACGATGATGAATCTCTCAGCTACGCAAGGATAGGATTTGTAGCAAGTGTTCCAGCCTTGGGGTATAAGGTTTACAAGATCGTTGAGGAGAGAAAAAGGAAGAGGAGAGAGAAAAACTTCATAAGGATCGTTGGAAACACCATAGAGACCAAACACTTCAACGTAACATTTTCGCCAGAGGACGGGCTGATTACGGTAACGAAGAACGGGAAAACCATCTTTAGAGACGGAAACGAGCTTGTGATTGAAAGTGAGATAGGAGACCTCTACTACCACAGAGAGGACATAGACATTCCCATAAGAACTGAAGGAGGAGAGGGTTTACAGTTCGGCTCTTTCAGAGTCAAGAACTTCTGGATCGAGAAATCACCGCTGAGGAGGGTAATTAACGTTCATACGGACTACTATTCCGTTAGATGGCCCTACAGATACATAGAAAGATTTAAACCGCTGATGTGGAGACATAGATTCATCTCTTTCAGGAAGAAAATCATCGTTTACAGGGATATACCGCGAATAGACTTCGTAACGTATGTGGACAACAAGCATCCGAGAGTAAGGCTGAGAGTTAGATTCAAAACTGACATGAACCTTCCAGAATACACGTGCGAGTGCCAGTTTGGTGCTGTGAACAGGAAAACGAACACTTACTACTTCAAACCCAAGGATTGGAAGGAAAAACCATCGGGCGTTTATCCCTCTCTGCGATGGATAGATTACAGCGATGGAGAAAAGGGTTTAGCCATTTTAAACAGGGGTAATCCAGAGAACGAAGTTAGGGATGGAAACGTTTACATAACACTGCTAAGGTCTGTCGGAATACTTTCAAACGGCTCAGCTGGTCCTGTTATCCCAGTTCCAGATGCGAGGGAGCTTAAGAGGTATTCGTTTAAATATGCAGTCTATCCACATGAAGGAGACTGGAAGCAAGCTAAAGTTTACAAGATGGGTTACGAGTTCAACTACAATTTGGTGGCTTTACAGGTTCCGAGAAATAGAAGGTATAGACTCAAGAGGAGCTTTTTAAGAATAGATCCAGATAACGTAATTCTAACTGCTTTCAAACTGGCTGAAGATGGAGACGGAATAATAGTCAGGTTTTACGAGGCTGAAGGTAGTGAAGTTAAAGCCAAACTCACGTTCTTCAAGGAGATTAAGGAGGCTAAGGTCGTGAACATGCTTGAAGAGACAGACGAAGAGTTTGAGAGGGAATTTGGCAAAGATGTTAAGGTCGATGGAAATGTTGTAGAGGTAGAGATGAAACCTTTCGAAGTTGTTACGCTGAAAGTGAAATTCGATTGA
- a CDS encoding GTPBP1 family GTP-binding protein, producing the protein MRCLEDIVQNGERENIEFKEYLTSYHLKENRFQELACQMNHRIIMGRGKAIYVIGVSDNGELKGIDEDKFKETVEVLKKIAEEISAKIKSVEMFKVDSGYVGIVEIVKSKAKEHIIVGTAGHVDHGKSTLVGCLITGRPDDGDGLTRMYLDTLKHEIERGLSADLHFAVFGFKDGKPMRMKNPLNKNERAFVTEKADKLISFVDTVGHEPWLRTTIRGLLGQKIDYGLLVVASNDGVMRTTKEHLGILLAMELPVIIAITKIDMVDEKRVNEVVDQVSRLLRTVGRIPYVVKDAEDVKKVVRLMRKSLVVPIVKTSAVTLEGYDLLEELLLRLPKRTYKGKGFLMYIDRIYKVTGVGTVVSGSVKRGEVEEGEEVYIGPFRDGSFKLVKVQSIEMHYYRVDRAEAGDIVGIAVKGVKYDELRRGMVLTKEEPKAVKEFDADVYIFTHPTRIKRGYEPVIHIETISETVIFKEMDREYMKAGDRGKVRIAFKYNPQFVYEGQKFIFREGRSKGMGEITKVYT; encoded by the coding sequence ATGAGGTGCTTGGAGGACATAGTTCAGAACGGGGAGAGGGAAAATATCGAGTTTAAAGAGTATTTGACCTCATATCATCTCAAGGAGAACAGATTTCAGGAATTAGCTTGTCAGATGAATCATAGGATAATAATGGGTAGAGGAAAGGCAATCTACGTTATCGGTGTTTCTGACAACGGTGAGCTTAAGGGGATAGATGAGGATAAGTTTAAGGAGACAGTCGAAGTTTTGAAGAAGATAGCTGAGGAGATTTCAGCTAAGATAAAGTCTGTTGAGATGTTTAAGGTAGATTCGGGCTATGTCGGTATAGTTGAGATTGTGAAGTCGAAGGCTAAGGAGCACATCATCGTAGGAACTGCTGGACACGTTGATCACGGTAAAAGCACATTGGTGGGATGCTTGATAACGGGAAGACCTGATGACGGTGATGGATTGACTAGAATGTATTTGGATACACTCAAGCACGAAATAGAGAGGGGTTTGAGTGCCGATCTGCACTTTGCAGTTTTCGGTTTTAAGGACGGAAAGCCCATGAGAATGAAGAATCCCTTGAACAAGAACGAGAGAGCTTTTGTAACTGAGAAAGCCGACAAACTAATATCGTTTGTTGACACCGTAGGACACGAACCTTGGCTTAGAACTACAATAAGGGGTTTGCTCGGGCAGAAGATAGATTATGGACTTCTAGTCGTGGCTAGCAACGATGGAGTTATGAGGACTACAAAGGAGCACTTGGGAATTCTCTTAGCTATGGAGTTACCGGTTATCATAGCGATAACGAAGATCGATATGGTTGACGAGAAGAGGGTTAACGAGGTTGTAGATCAGGTTTCGAGGCTTTTGAGGACTGTGGGGAGAATTCCCTACGTTGTTAAGGATGCAGAGGACGTTAAGAAGGTTGTTAGGCTGATGAGGAAAAGTTTGGTCGTTCCAATAGTTAAAACGTCTGCTGTAACCCTTGAGGGATACGACCTGCTTGAGGAGTTGCTTTTAAGGTTGCCGAAGAGGACTTACAAGGGTAAGGGTTTCCTGATGTACATAGACAGAATTTACAAGGTTACGGGAGTGGGAACAGTCGTGAGCGGTAGCGTTAAGAGGGGTGAGGTTGAAGAGGGTGAGGAGGTCTACATAGGTCCATTCAGGGACGGTAGCTTTAAGCTTGTCAAGGTGCAGAGCATCGAGATGCACTACTACAGGGTTGACAGAGCCGAGGCTGGAGACATAGTCGGTATAGCTGTGAAGGGTGTCAAGTACGATGAACTTAGAAGAGGAATGGTCTTGACAAAGGAGGAGCCCAAAGCTGTTAAAGAGTTCGATGCAGATGTTTACATCTTTACACATCCTACGAGAATAAAGAGGGGCTACGAGCCAGTCATACACATAGAAACGATCTCTGAAACTGTGATATTCAAGGAGATGGATAGGGAGTACATGAAGGCTGGCGATAGAGGAAAGGTCAGAATAGCTTTCAAGTACAATCCACAGTTCGTTTACGAGGGTCAGAAGTTCATATTCAGAGAGGGAAGAAGCAAGGGGATGGGCGAGATAACGAAGGTTTACACATGA
- the hemL gene encoding glutamate-1-semialdehyde 2,1-aminomutase, with product MKLEKSKALYEEAVKLLPGGVSSPVRAIKPFPFYTAKAEGSKIYDVDGNCYIDYCLAYGPLILGHANPVVKSALMEQLEKGWLYGTPIELEVKYAKLITKLYKSIEMLRFVNTGSEATMSAIRLARGFTGRNKILKIEGSFHGSHDAVLVKAGSGATTHGIPNSAGVPPDFVKHTLQVPFNDVEALAEVVEKNRDDLACVIMEPVMGNSSLIIPEEGYLKEVRKITAENDVLLIFDEVITGFRLALGGAQEFYGIEADLTTLGKIAGGGLPIGIFGGRREIMEHVAPSGNVYQAGTFSGNPLSLTAGYTTVKFMIENKVIDVVNRTTEELVKGLKDQIEDSNANLEIDSIASMFCVYFGRKPKNYADALKLDKDRYMKFFWKMLENDVFFPPSQFETCFVSYAHTKEDVEKTIEAFGLCLREL from the coding sequence ATGAAACTAGAAAAGTCTAAGGCTCTTTACGAAGAGGCTGTAAAACTCCTTCCCGGTGGTGTAAGCAGTCCAGTTAGGGCAATAAAGCCCTTTCCTTTCTACACGGCTAAGGCTGAAGGCTCCAAGATTTACGATGTCGATGGAAATTGTTACATCGATTACTGCCTTGCTTACGGCCCTCTAATACTTGGACATGCAAATCCAGTAGTTAAATCTGCATTGATGGAGCAGTTGGAGAAAGGATGGCTTTACGGAACGCCGATAGAACTTGAAGTGAAGTATGCCAAGCTTATAACAAAGCTATACAAGAGCATAGAAATGCTGAGGTTTGTAAATACCGGTAGTGAGGCTACTATGAGTGCAATAAGGCTCGCAAGGGGATTTACTGGAAGAAATAAGATTTTGAAGATAGAGGGCAGTTTTCACGGTTCGCACGATGCTGTTCTAGTTAAGGCTGGGAGCGGTGCAACTACGCATGGAATTCCCAATTCGGCTGGAGTACCGCCCGACTTTGTTAAGCATACACTTCAAGTTCCCTTCAACGATGTTGAGGCTTTAGCTGAAGTTGTTGAGAAAAATAGGGACGATTTGGCATGCGTTATAATGGAACCAGTAATGGGCAACTCTTCGCTCATAATCCCCGAAGAAGGCTATTTAAAGGAGGTTAGAAAGATCACTGCGGAAAACGATGTCCTATTAATATTCGATGAGGTCATAACGGGATTCAGATTGGCATTGGGTGGTGCTCAGGAGTTTTATGGAATTGAAGCGGATTTAACGACATTGGGCAAAATAGCCGGAGGAGGACTACCGATAGGGATATTCGGTGGAAGGAGAGAGATTATGGAGCATGTTGCACCTTCGGGCAATGTCTATCAAGCCGGAACATTCAGCGGAAACCCCTTAAGCTTGACGGCTGGTTACACGACCGTGAAATTCATGATTGAGAATAAGGTCATCGATGTCGTGAACAGAACTACTGAAGAACTTGTTAAAGGCTTGAAGGATCAGATAGAAGATTCCAATGCAAATCTTGAAATCGATAGCATTGCATCGATGTTCTGCGTATACTTTGGCAGAAAGCCCAAGAATTATGCAGATGCTCTAAAACTTGATAAAGACAGATACATGAAATTCTTCTGGAAGATGCTCGAAAATGATGTATTCTTCCCACCCTCCCAGTTCGAGACGTGCTTTGTGAGCTACGCTCATACAAAAGAGGATGTTGAAAAGACC
- the mpgS gene encoding mannosyl-3-phosphoglycerate synthase: MLIELPKHSEVFGSIKIHELQKVLKLESSKVIAPLIRGFSRDELREIFSRMAVVIPVKDERLHLLDGVLRSIPDDCTIVVVSNSRRVEQDVFKLECDLVSNFYKISNQRIAIVHQKDPGLSLAFQEVGYNAILDKTGVVRDGKGEGMVIGILLAKMFGCDYVGFVDADNYIPCSVNEYVSIYAGVLSLAETPYAMVRLHWRYKPKVMEDRLYFRKWGRVSEITNKYINMLLSMKTGFETLIMKTGNAGEHAMTMKLAEIMEFSTGYSIEPYQIIYLLEEFWEGETRFKDALSSGVSIYQVETINPHVHEEKGEEHIKDMLLASLAVIYHSKLAKDELKDKIFEELKNNEVVKSRRDIKKCVKMPPICDIDLKKFIEVFERYTETFLCYD, from the coding sequence ATGCTCATCGAATTACCAAAGCATAGTGAGGTTTTTGGCAGTATAAAGATTCACGAACTTCAAAAGGTACTCAAACTCGAGTCTAGTAAGGTAATAGCCCCACTGATCAGGGGATTTTCAAGAGATGAATTGAGAGAAATATTCAGCAGAATGGCAGTCGTCATACCTGTAAAGGATGAGAGGTTGCACCTGTTGGATGGGGTTCTCAGATCTATACCTGATGATTGCACAATAGTAGTTGTTTCCAACAGTAGAAGAGTCGAGCAGGACGTGTTTAAGCTTGAGTGCGATTTGGTCTCAAACTTCTATAAGATATCGAATCAGAGAATTGCTATAGTTCATCAGAAAGATCCGGGATTGAGCTTGGCCTTCCAAGAAGTAGGATACAATGCCATATTGGACAAGACGGGTGTCGTAAGGGATGGTAAAGGAGAGGGAATGGTCATAGGAATCCTTCTGGCGAAGATGTTTGGATGTGACTACGTCGGATTCGTAGATGCGGATAACTACATTCCCTGCTCCGTAAACGAGTACGTCAGCATATACGCTGGGGTTCTAAGCTTAGCCGAAACACCATATGCAATGGTCAGACTGCATTGGAGGTACAAGCCTAAGGTGATGGAGGACAGGCTCTACTTCAGAAAGTGGGGTAGAGTTAGTGAGATAACAAACAAGTACATCAACATGCTACTCTCGATGAAAACGGGATTTGAAACACTTATCATGAAGACTGGGAATGCTGGAGAACATGCGATGACTATGAAGCTTGCGGAGATAATGGAGTTCTCAACTGGTTATTCGATAGAACCATATCAAATAATCTACCTCTTGGAGGAATTTTGGGAGGGAGAAACGAGATTCAAAGATGCTTTGAGCAGTGGTGTCTCGATATATCAGGTTGAAACTATAAATCCGCACGTTCACGAGGAAAAGGGGGAAGAACACATAAAGGACATGCTGTTAGCTTCTCTGGCAGTTATATATCACAGTAAACTCGCAAAGGATGAGCTGAAGGATAAGATATTTGAGGAGTTGAAGAACAACGAGGTTGTTAAAAGCAGGAGGGATATAAAGAAGTGTGTAAAGATGCCACCGATATGCGACATAGATCTCAAGAAGTTCATTGAAGTCTTTGAGAGATATACCGAAACATTCCTATGCTATGATTAA
- a CDS encoding HAD-IIB family hydrolase: MIKIIFTDLDGTLLDKNYRCDKALELIKKLEVPIVFVSAKTIFEQEVFRKMLGISDPFVVEDGSAIYAPLNYFGRRIGYRRHGYDALILGVEREVILQHIKSLNVKSYANMSVEEISKLTGLSLEMSELAKRREFSEVIVEADEKALKYLKKFFNVQIGGRFIHVYGKGADKGKAVRILTELYEDLYGEVVTIGIGNSYTDIPMLREVDIPALVRNEDGWIEVDFEVYRANGVATEGWVEVVKKFVGGD; encoded by the coding sequence ATGATTAAAATAATATTTACCGACTTGGACGGAACTTTGCTAGACAAAAATTACAGATGTGACAAAGCCTTGGAGCTGATTAAAAAGCTGGAAGTTCCTATCGTGTTCGTATCTGCGAAGACGATATTTGAACAGGAGGTCTTTAGAAAGATGCTTGGAATAAGCGATCCGTTCGTGGTTGAGGACGGTTCCGCGATATACGCACCTCTGAACTACTTCGGAAGGCGCATAGGGTATAGGAGGCACGGATACGATGCCTTAATATTGGGTGTTGAAAGGGAAGTGATACTTCAACATATCAAATCCCTGAACGTTAAGAGCTACGCTAATATGAGTGTTGAGGAGATTTCTAAATTAACGGGATTGAGCTTGGAAATGTCTGAACTTGCCAAGAGAAGGGAATTCAGCGAAGTAATAGTTGAAGCAGATGAAAAGGCTTTAAAATACCTCAAAAAGTTCTTCAACGTTCAAATCGGTGGGAGGTTCATTCACGTATACGGGAAAGGTGCAGATAAGGGTAAAGCTGTAAGAATACTTACGGAACTTTACGAAGATTTGTACGGAGAGGTAGTGACGATAGGTATAGGCAACTCCTATACGGACATACCCATGTTAAGGGAGGTGGACATTCCTGCCCTTGTTAGGAACGAGGATGGTTGGATCGAGGTAGATTTTGAGGTTTATAGGGCTAATGGGGTTGCAACTGAGGGTTGGGTTGAAGTTGTTAAGAAGTTTGTTGGAGGTGATTGA
- a CDS encoding biotin transporter BioY, whose translation MVNNYLRFTLACALAVLTALTSQIKFYIGMIPYTFQNFAVILSGLVLGKYGFVPQLIYIGMIALGFPASARGGGLGILLGYTAGYIWSFPLSATIMGLVRERVWRKGDSREVVMLWIGSILAVIPLYILGFYVFWLWTSGSSGLLNYCLEVTRAFGLNLSPFWAAFFATVVIFFPQDIFMDHVIAITVFKHIQKFLKSYGIS comes from the coding sequence ATGGTTAACAACTACCTCAGATTCACGCTGGCATGTGCTTTAGCCGTTCTAACTGCTCTAACTTCCCAGATAAAGTTCTACATAGGAATGATACCCTACACATTTCAGAACTTTGCGGTAATACTTTCTGGACTCGTTTTGGGGAAATATGGATTTGTTCCACAACTCATATACATTGGCATGATTGCGTTGGGATTTCCAGCAAGTGCAAGGGGTGGTGGCTTAGGTATCCTCCTAGGATACACAGCTGGCTACATCTGGAGTTTTCCTCTGAGTGCAACAATTATGGGGTTGGTGAGAGAGAGAGTTTGGAGAAAGGGAGATTCGAGGGAGGTTGTTATGCTCTGGATCGGTAGTATATTGGCAGTGATCCCACTGTACATTCTCGGATTTTACGTCTTCTGGCTATGGACGAGCGGAAGCTCCGGACTCTTAAACTACTGCTTGGAAGTTACAAGGGCATTCGGATTGAACTTGTCACCTTTCTGGGCAGCATTCTTTGCAACTGTAGTGATATTTTTTCCTCAAGACATCTTCATGGATCACGTAATCGCCATTACAGTTTTCAAGCACATCCAAAAGTTTCTCAAGAGCTATGGTATCTCTTAG